The following proteins are co-located in the Cetobacterium ceti genome:
- a CDS encoding RNA-guided endonuclease InsQ/TnpB family protein: KNSRKDFLHKLSHELVTKYNAIILEDLNMKGISQGLNFGKSVADNGWGMFTTMLQYKSIFLGKQVIKIDKWFPSSKTCSFCGSVKTELALSERVYKCDECNSEIDRDLNASINIREAGRNLLAY, encoded by the coding sequence AAAAACAGTAGAAAAGATTTTTTACATAAGCTATCCCATGAACTTGTAACTAAGTATAACGCGATAATACTTGAAGACCTTAATATGAAAGGTATAAGTCAAGGGTTAAACTTTGGTAAATCTGTTGCTGATAATGGTTGGGGAATGTTCACAACTATGCTTCAATACAAATCAATATTTTTAGGTAAACAAGTAATTAAAATTGATAAATGGTTTCCATCATCAAAAACTTGTTCATTTTGTGGTTCAGTAAAAACTGAACTAGCACTATCTGAAAGAGTCTATAAATGTGATGAATGTAACTCAGAGATAGACAGAGACCTAAACGCAAGTATAAATATTCGTGAGGCT